Proteins co-encoded in one Bombus pyrosoma isolate SC7728 linkage group LG4, ASM1482585v1, whole genome shotgun sequence genomic window:
- the LOC122567142 gene encoding protein bark beetle isoform X1 yields MRILCLLLTFLTVYGQSDEGYDQSSIYYTEPTLINVSNSNANGGLSELHGGHIVRGQRLLERSKSPYLVREDLFVEREGELVIEPGVEIRFGPMIGITVRGIITAKGEPQAPILLTGVEANNRVHPIEPPPSIRLVDGPTPYEGRLELLHRGDWRAVCTNSRNWTRADLETACRQLGFQGGRWWSWMDRQWPGKPRLLYEQPGCRGTEPSLTSCEKWSERQLGGGVCDYHPDLGISCLPRHDGATKAIKHWRGIRFEEALYDRPLIQENTLYVRRSKSILRNVVIEHAGTGREYNVTAAIDVEGVPPQMDSISVIHAAFTGINVTTPDSPVIINNSTIQNNRGYGIYVNSSSGMARINDCSVLDNGADGIKYVHFDERPDDKLDRTEVFDLCTFPTTASQTFPVIISMEQSKYASNIKRCPQHIFTRPGHVLTMHFLQMKTDRNNSAMIEVYDGIGEAEKLLARVRVKNGTLPQSVATTRQNLYIKFVAEPRTNTIVFVRLSSGYKKTYDLNVTGSIIAGNNGRGIAVEKLRSALHVHETSVSSNKYLAGVHVLGGAADVNITSSRISFNTGDGVNITLTGGNRNVSRTSISSNQGYGFAVWLNDSSTTEYVYFNQTTVVEYSQIFRNKDIGILVGNATGNSYVNVTGNWFNSSSETAVQIGSSWRHDEGLLKLQIGHNSFIQNTKFGIKLSPALNLKATIEYNYFREQSSGCILIKNPLYEEFNILPADIVVRHNEFYNNRGAFVVSIGLSPYSDVQRLLFTRNFLRDNRVRELFDSRNTVRSRLIPRSRVAAVVVVSSSNVEVFRNILHNPESRYEIGSHLEDQSKIINCTYNWLGFAEENKIFERLFHRKDRYNLAKIEYLPYLLHSSNPGANTIISNPTFVPRFVTPGTNLVGGEVDGREFLNSGEYIVERDINVRPGGKLILHPGVTLRFPPAVGMMVAGTLDARGIRPSDILFTLKEELLMDSDNETLTSQAFSELNEVESVPVRLLGGKTNLEGRLQVKVGEKWGTVCNYGWTIRDAALVCHQLGLTLDPDNWLLERSQIPNAGINEDIILSNVRCTVDDNDISKCKAETEQNFENSCTHENDVGVRCSEAAWAGLRLGPLALRSDLQFVTIEKAGLLDYTTNSFKPALQIDFARHSLDSVRIIDNLQDGLGILYSDIYSVDAVNTVKNSDFSQNGGSGISFKQLGMEIINSRIENNKVAGIRHNPALSAVQQREFAGWFLRMPDLIDSSYNPVVIPYNMRDIELSNEETKYMITVKVTGDPIRQRIAIKCTPGYVIGIQLLNPIENRSTEQIVLHDSQYVDPSRESWNLKRDLAIFPVTSTSYAVILEYDSGTNALGGAVVVLTALQAPIQDVRNKIVRGPIPKLLVTKSKIKNNKRGILASFYNRYLDEIGDHFLRKANETIQLVACEISHNQEQAIYVHSPYWNVYQTNMSEIAIHINDSLITDNGKGIYQFSRDARHSNNLFHWIMQDSTIERNRRGGFEVILPDVWQYNENFTHTLYFDNNTWRNNEQFGFVIDGHYATLNMSNNRFEGNQCKTGLISIQGMEKKMQINNNYIESNTGGYMVEFKADSQSEILGNVDARFYNNEVKRNTYDPASMGPRRTDDSPSYVVGFHGIQKVQINRNLFGDNSLDYELLAGIRTAKINNEVDVSENWWGTDNDTKIRQSIFDFDDWNDHAVANYRPFLTSDSFDSSVSASWQIGKEIDLDNLGGRIVENLSIHSRDKPYVVKSDITIMPEATLHVYPDVVMEFAPNVGILVLGTLKAVGAPGHEIIMKPMEREDVGDSTNAKLRKSGNIISVSDETIRLCKDGRCSSLYNEGFLEFFNRTTLQWIPLCDTRFTERNAQVACRQLGHDSLNVYVSYDRRYELHPGSLIRVWSWPEPLQCTGKEVKLEDCQIRLNGQLYGHRHECPWDSQFVFINCGKRNLDDSHDYWGGIRIANSEFERHLYEHRIHDVVTHETVRRVESVLRYIKIIGAGILHFEKSAALQTIMKSPTITHVNITRSAYHGINVISPTHTVELLFNVIDNVLGNGVNLLSITGEGREADESSFTPIKDLSIPYHLFSMIDICDTTKEITLEERVIVYYKYDNHPVNCVKIFRSAYRAKPFGFRLLQFNLFNSTGKPGRTDSITLYDGDIYNITAKSIGHLEANSLDEKKLFRTQGPSLSIRLFANGASNVHGFIAEVVTLPISAIGFNRDVQHNISYSVITNCREGAIRYASAGEVNAIMTLERNQFTNNCEKLYGNFSTCKSAVWLDVQNTQSLYFRNNVVRQNQGGLSIRADSRGSATSLEGWIHNNLFAENFNKPALYVEGRQSSPYQEVIIFRNYFTKNNALYDNNIVLKQVVSNMTLNYLHANLGAHLLEISGFEGVRLPIYQSTSHNGFYKNYAVDRDGRSTIVAGTPGQQYVDNVFFNPDNDYEMLTMNRSQQLEMWRSHIDARHNWWGYNETLAVAGRIRDRGDSPELLQVDYQPFHMSNQSVLNGKCPPAWDLVGDTCYIYIGAPMDFFSARDFCRSVNASMPFIMGNYLELWQFLRKQQVGYDYTDRAWVQQLDRVDKCTTFIYQTIEIDYCAQPSPFICEIDPKVNIDPLSWRKDIVAVAVLGAAGVALALLTAAIALWVSKSKRRNLERLERRNSIRQSLHSLRSVGSTSGFTELAYRRKPIATKHSTDTLNSKSLDYRRMLNGGSIDSMDKSQLNSSMEDNQSYDVYEAHNPRYSPSTSDFKGAVQKYGAPQSGDNPVFDLTYRNEGFRNHSTFASRTTNDWPIESITETTADETPVVDATNESSYLHNTSTLPLNSSLALTDSISELKRDIDGSASYSTMDYDSKRSYDNATFTPSQISEPVPEYAPNFNPPIPPHPYHYHEDRPRSEALLETNLDTGEEKPLRSKSEALLETNLDVFLANEPTELTQLSAGARSKSQPLETAM; encoded by the exons GGCGAACCACAAGCTCCAATTTTATTAACCGGGGTAGAAGCGAATAATCGAGTTCATCCTATCGAACCGCCGCCTTCGATACGACTGGTGGATGGACCAACTCCGTACGAAGGTAGATTGGAACTTTTACATCGCGGTGACTGGAGAGCTGTCTGCACAAATTCGCGAAA CTGGACAAGAGCTGATCTGGAAACAGCATGCAGGCAGCTTGGTTTCCAAGGTGGAAGATGGTGGTCGTGGATGGATAGACAATGGCCAGGGAAGCCACGATTGCTTTACGAGCAACCAGGTTGCAGAGGCACCGAGCCCTCTTTAACAAGCTGCGAGAAATGGTCCGAGAGGCAGCTCGGTGGCGGTGTTTGTG ATTATCATCCCGATCTTGGAATATCGTGTTTACCGCGCCACGATGGAGCCACGAAAGCGATTAAACATTGGAGAGGCATTCGTTTCGAAGAAGCGTTGTACGATCGACCACTTATCCAAGAAAATACGCTCTACGTACGGAGATCGAAGTCGATTCTACGGAACGTTGTGATCGA GCATGCAGGGACAGGTCGGGAATATAATGTTACGGCAGCGATCGATGTCGAGGGTGTTCCACCGCAAATGGATTCGATTTCGGTTATTCATGCTGCCTTTACCGGCATTAATGTCACTACGCCGGATAGCCCTGTCATAATCAACAACAGTACCATTCAAAACAACAGAG GATATGGAATTTACGTGAATAGTTCGTCGGGAATGGCACGTATCAATGATTGTAGTGTATTAGATAACGGAGCCGATGGAATCAAATACGTTCACTTCGACGAACGACCCGATGACAAGTTAGACCGTACAGAGGTGTTCGATTTGTGTACATTTCCAACTACGGCCAGTCAAACATTTCCTGTTATAATATCTATGGAACAGAGCAAATATGCGTCAAACATAAAACGTTGCCCACaa CACATCTTTACAAGACCAGGACACGTGTTGACTATGCACTTTTTGCAAATGAAGACTGACAGAAATAACAGTGCTATGATAGAGGTATACGATGGTATAGGCGAAGCGGAAAAATTGCTAGCTAGAGTGAGAGTAAAAAATGGCACGTTACCTCAGAGTGTGGCTACAACTcgacaaaatttgtatataaaattcgtaGCCGAACCACGTACGAATACTATCGTTTTCGTGCGATTGTCTTCTGGTTATA AAAAGACCTACGATCTGAACGTGACTGGAAGTATCATAGCCGGTAACAATGGAAGGGGAATCGCGGTGGAGAAATTACGATCAGCCTTGCACGTCCACGAAACCTCTGTGTCCAGCAATAAATATCTAGCCGGCGTGCATGTGTTGGGCGGCGCTGCGGATGTGAATATCACGAGCAGTCGCATATCTTTTAATACGGGAGACGGCGTGAACATTACCCTTACCGGAGGAAATCGCAATGTGTCTCGGACAAGTATTTCCTCCAATCAGGGCTACGGTTTTGCAGTGTGGTTGAATGACAGTTCCACTACCGAATACGTCTATTTTAATCAGACTACCGTAGTCGAATATTCGCAGATATTTCGCAACAAAGATATCGGCATCCTA GTTGGTAACGCAACTGGCAATTCGTACGTGAACGTGACGGGTAATTGGTTCAATAGTAGTTCTGAGACTGCTGTGCAAATAGGATCCAGTTGGAGACACGACGAAGGACTATTAAAACTTCAAATTGGCCATAATTCTTTCATACAGAATACAAAATTTGGGATCAAATTGAGTCCTGCTCTCAATTTAAAAGCAACGATAGAATACAATTACTTCAGAGAGCAGTCTAGTGGTTGTATACTAATCAAGAATCCTCTCTATGAGGAATTTAACATCTTGCCCGCGGACATCGTGGTCAGACACAACGAATTTTACAATAACCGTGGTGCCTTTGTAGTCAGCATCGGTCTTTCACCCTATAGCGATGTACAGAGATTATTGTTCACTAGAAATTTTTTGCGTGACAATCGTGTCCGAGAACTGTTCGACAGTAGGAATACTGTGAGATCCAGATTAATTCCGCGTTCTAGAGTCGCGGCTGTAGTCGTTGTTTCATCGAGCAACGTCGAGGTTTTccgtaatattttacataatccCGAATCGCGATACGAAATTGGCTCTCATTTGGAAGATCAGAGTAAGATTATAAATTGTACTTATAATTGGCTTGGATTTGCCGAAGAGAATAAGATATTCGAAAGATTATTCCATAG AAAAGACAGATACAATCTCGCCAAGATCGAATACCTGCCGTACTTGTTACATAGCAGCAATCCAGGGGCCAACACAATCATCTCAAATCCAACATTCGTTCCACGATTCGTTACACCCGGTACAAACTTGGTCGGTGGTGAAGTGGATGGTCGCGAATTTTTAAACTCTGGAGAATACATCGTTGAGAGGGATATCAACGTGCGACCAGGTGGAAAATTGATTCTGCACCCTGGGGTCACTTTGCGTTTCCCACCAGCTGTGGGAATGATGGTTGCCGGAACGTTAGACGCTCGTGGGATAAGGCCAAGCGATATCCTGTTCACTTTGAAGGAAGAACTTCTTATGGATTCGGACAACGAGACTCTTACGAGCCAAGCGTTTAGTGAACTGAATGAAGTGGAGTCCGTACCTGTGAGGCTTCTTGGAGGAAAGACGAATCTTGAGGGAAGATTAcag GTAAAAGTAGGAGAAAAATGGGGAACAGTATGCAATTACGGTTGGACAATCCGAGACGCGGCTCTAGTATGTCACCAATTGGGTCTCACTTTAGATCCAGATAATTGGCTGCTGGAACGTTCACAAATTCCAAACGCTGGTATCAACGAAGACATTATTTTAAGTAACGTTAGATGTACGGTGGacgataacgatatatcgaagTGTAAAGCAGAAACAGAGCAGAACTTTGAGAATTCTTGCACTCACGAGAACGACGTGGGTGTTAGATGTTCAGAAGCTGCGTGGGCGGGTCTTCGACTGGGACCGTTGGCCCTGAGAAGTGACCTTCAATTTGTAACGATAGAAAAAGCAGGACTGCTTGACTACACAACAAATTCCTTCAAGCCAG CTCTTCAAATCGATTTCGCAAGACATTCATTGGACAGTGTTAGAATAATTGACAATCTACAAGACGGTCtaggaattttatattcgGACATATACTCGGTGGATGCTGTAAACACCGTGAAGAACAGCGATTTCTCGCAAAACGGGGGCAGTGGGATCAGTTTCAAACAATTGGGAATGGAAATCATCAATTCTCGGATTGAGAACAATAAAGTCGCGGGGATAAGGCACAATCCTGCCCTTTCTGCGGTTCAACAAAGAGAATTCGCTGGGTGGTTCCTACGTATGCCAGATTTAATTGATTCGTCGTATAATCCAGTAGTCATACCGTATAACATGAGAGACATTGAACTGTCTAACGAAGAAACTAAATATATGATAACTGTCAAAGTTACTGGTGATCCTATTCGACAACGCATTGCCATTAAA TGCACTCCAGGATACGTTATCGGTATTCAACTTTTAAATCCCATCGAAAATCGTAGTACAGAACAGATCGTTCTACATGATTCGCAATACGTCGATCCTAGTCGAGAAAGTTGGAACTTGAAACGCGATTTGGCAATATTTCCTGTAACATCGACCTCTTATGCTGTGATTTTGGAATACGATAGCGGCACCAACGCACTTGGAGGGGCTGTTGTTGTTCTCACGGCTCTTCAAGCTCCGATACAG gATGTACGAAACAAAATCGTAAGAGGTCCCATCCCAAAGTTGTTGGTCACCAAGTCCAAAATCAAGAACAACAAGAGAGGTATACTCGCGTCATTTTACAATCGGTACCTGGATGAAATTGGCgatcattttcttcgaaagGCGAACGAAACTATACAGTTGGTCGCTTGTGAGATTTCTCACAACCAGGAGCAAGCTATTTACGTACATTCGCCTTACTGGAACGTTTACCAGACGAATATGTCTGAAATTGCGATTCACATTAACGACAGCTTGATCACAGACAATGGTAAAGGAATATACCAATTCAGTCGCGATGCAAGACATTCGAATAATCTTTTCCATTGGATAATGCAAGATAGTACGATCGAAAGGAACAGAAGGGGGGGCTTTGAAGTGATTTTGCCTGATGTGTGGCAGTATAACGAGAATTTCACGCAcactttatattttgataacaATACCTGGCGAAACAACGAGCAGTTTGGCTTTGTGATCGATGGCCACTATGCTACCTTGAATATGTCCAATAATAGATTCGAGGGAAATCAATGTAAAACTGGTTTGATATCCATTCAaggaatggagaaaaaaatgcagattaataacaattatatcgAGAGCAATACTGGAGGCTATATGGTAGAATTCAAGGCAGACAGCCAATCAGAAATTTTGGGAAACGTCGATGCGCGCTTTTATAACAACGAAGTCAAGCGAAATACCTATGATCCAGCTAGTATGGGACCGCGTCGCACAGACGATAGTCCTAGTTACGTTGTTGGGTTCCATGGTATACAGaaagtacaaataaatagaaatttatttggcGATAATTCGTTGGATTATGAATTATTGGCTGGCATTAGAACAGCTAAAATTAACAATGAAGTTGATGTATCGGAGAATTGGTGGGGAACTGATAACGATACTAAAATCAG ACAAAGTATTTTCGATTTTGATGATTGGAACGATCACGCAGTTGCCAACTACCGACCTTTCTTAACCAGCGATTCTTTTGATTCTTCGGTGTCTGCATCCTGGCAGATTGGAAAGGAAATAGATCTAGATAATTTAGGTGGACGCATAGTAGAAAATCTATCCATTCATTCTAGAGACAAGCCTTACGTTGTAAAATCTGATATCACGATCATGCCAGAAGCCACATTGCACGTTTATCCGGATGTTGTTATGGAATTTGCACCCAACGTTGGGATTCTTGTTCTTGGTACATTGAAAGCTGTAGGTGCGCCCGGTCATGAGATAATAATGAAACCGATGGAACGCGAAGACGTTGGCGACTCTACGAACGCAAAGTTAAGAAAAAGTGGGAATATAATTTCCGTGTCGGATGAAACTATCCGTCTTTGTAAAGATGGACGATGTTCGTCCCTGTACAACGAAG GATTCTTGGAATTCTTCAATAGAACAACCTTACAGTGGATACCCTTGTGCGACACTAGATTTACTGAAAGAAACGCACAAGTAGCCTGTCGACAGTTGGGCCACGACTCGCTCAATGTCTATGTATCCTATGATCGTAGGTACGAACTTCATCCTGGTTCTTTAATACGCGTTTGGTCTTGGCCTGAACCATTGCAG TGTACCGGAAAAGAAGTGAAATTGGAAGATTGTCAAATTAGACTAAACGGCCAATTATACGGGCACCGGCACGAATGCCCATGGGACAGTCAGTTCGTCTTCATAAATTGCGGGAAACGTAATCTGGACGATTCGCATGACTATTGGGGCGGAATACGGATTGCCAACAGCGAATTCGAGCGTCACTTGTACGAGCATCGTATTCACGATGTTGTGACTCACGAAACAGTAAGACGCGTCGAGTCGGTCTTAAGATACATTAAGATCATCGGCGCTGGTATTTTGCATTTTGAGAAATCAGCTGCTCTGCAAACGATTATGAAATCTCCGACGATAACGCACGTTAACATAACTCGTAGCGCTTATCACGGCATTAACGTGATATCGCCGACCCATACA gtcgaattattattcaacGTTATCGATAACGTGCTTGGAAATGGTGTGAATTTACTGTCAATAACGGGCGAAGGTCGCGAAGCGGATGAAAGTTCGTTTACTCCAATTAAAGATCTTAGTATTCCTTATCATTTGTTCAGCATGATCGATATTTGCGATACTACTAAAGAAATTACACTGGAGGAACGGGTTATAGTTTATTACAAATACGACAATCATCCTGTGAATTGTGTCAAGATCTTTCGCAGTGCTTACAGGGCAAAACCTTTTGGTTTTAG GcttttgcaatttaatttgtttaattctaCTGGAAAACCGGGCCGAACTgatagcattactttatacgaTGGAGACATTTATAATATCACTGCCAAAAGTATAGGCCACTTGGAAGCTAATAGTctcgatgaaaagaaattattcagaaCTCAGGGACCAAGCCTTAGTATAAGATTATTCGCCAATGGTGCAAGCAACGTACATGGATTTATTGCAGAAGTTGTTACTCTACCAATCTCTGCTATTGGATTCA ATCGCGATGTGCAACATAACATTTCCTATTCTGTGATAACTAATTGCCGTGAAGGAGCGATTAGATATGCTAGCGCTGGCGAAGTGAATGCTATAATGACCCTTGAACGTAATCAATTCACAAATAATTGCGAGAAACTGTATGGCAATTTTTCAACCTGCAAGTCAGCTGTATGGTTGGATGTCCAAAATACCCAATCTTTGTACTTTAGA AATAACGTTGTTCGACAAAACCAAGGCGGTCTATCGATTCGAGCCGATTCTAGAGGCTCTGCGACTTCATTGGAAGGATGGATTCATAATAATCTTTTTGcggaaaatttcaacaaacctGCTCT atacGTGGAAGGTCGACAAAGCAGTCCCTATCAAGAAGTTATTATATTCAGAAACTATTTTACAAAGAACAATGCTCTCTACGATAATAACATTGTCCTAAAACAAGTAGTCAGCAATATGACTCTGAATTATTTGCATGCCAATCTTGGTGCGCATCTGTTGGAAATCTCTGGATTCGAAGGAGTTCGTTTACCTATTTATCAAAGCACATCTCACAATGGTTTCTACAA aaattacGCAGTGGACCGTGATGGCCGTAGCACGATAGTTGCAGGAACCCCTGGCCAACAATATGTGGATAACGTTTTCTTTAATCCAGACAACGATTACGAAATGCTTACGATGAATAGATCACA acAGTTAGAAATGTGGAGGTCCCATATAGATGCACGACACAATTGGTGGGGATATAACGAAACCCTAGCTGTTGCTGGTAGAATCAGAGACAGGGGAGATTCTCCGGAGCTGTTACAAGTTGACTATCAACCTTTCCATATGAGCAATCAGTCGGTCTTAAATGGCAAATGTCCACCAGCATGGGATTTAGTGGGCGATACATGCTACATATACATTGGTGCTCCCATGGACTTTTTTAGCGCTCGAGATTTCTGTAGA TCCGTGAACGCGTCCATGCCATTCATTATGGGCAATTATCTGGAACTTTGGCAATTTCTGCGAAAACAACAAGTTGGATACGATTATACTGATCGTGCCTGGGTACAACAATTAGATCGTGTGGATAAGTGCACCACTTTCATATATCAGACTATCGAAATTGATTACTGTGCTCAGCCAAGTCCTTTCATTTGTGAAATTG aTCCTAAAGTAAATATCGATCCGCTATCTTGGAGAAAAGACATAGTTGCAGTGGCTGTGTTAGGAGCAGCTGGCGTAGCCCTAGCGTTATTAACAGCTGCTATCGCACTCTGGGTATCCAAGTCAAAAAGGAGGAACCTCGAAAGGCTAGAAAGACGGAATTCGATCAGACAGTCTTTGCATTCTTTGCGATCGGTCGGCTCCACCTCCGGTTTCACTGAACTTGCGTACAGACGCAAACCTATCGCG ACAAAACATTCTACAGATACTTTGAATTCGAAGTCGCTAGATTATAGAAGAATGTTAAACGGTGGTAGTATAGATTCAATGGACAAATCTCAATTAAACTCATCCATGGAAGATAATCAAAGCTACGATGTGTACGAAGCACATAATCCAAGATATTCCCCAAGCACTAGCGATTTCAAAGGAGCTGTTCAAAAGTACGGCGCTCCACAAAGCGGAGATAATCCAGTGTTTGATTTGACGTATCGCAACGAAGGTTTTAGAAATCATTCCACGTTTGCTTCAAGAACCACCAACGACTGGCCCATTGAATCCATCACAGAAACCACCGCTGATGAAACTCCAGTTGTCGATGCTACCAATGAGAGTTCTTACCTTCATAATACCTCTACCCTTCCACTAAATTCGAGTCTTGCCTTGACTGACTCTATCAGCGAATTGAAACGCGACATCGACGGATCAGCATCGTACAGTACAATGGATTATGATTCGAAGCGCAGTTATGATAACGCAACGTTCACGCCCAGTCAGATATCAGAGCCTGTACCGGAGTATGCTCCAAACTTTAATCCTCCGATACCGCCTCATCCTTATCATTATCACGAAGACAGGCCTCGAAGTGAAGCATTGTTAGAAACTAATTTGGACACAGGAGAAGAAAAGCCTTTACGTTCGAAAAGCGAAGCCTTGCTAGAGACTAATTTGGATGTGTTTTTGGCAAACGAGCCGACAGAATTAACGCAACTGTCAGCTGGGGCGCGAAGCAAAAGTCAGCCCTTGGAAACGGCAATGTAA